In Gimesia benthica, a single window of DNA contains:
- a CDS encoding hydrolase — protein MTESARSFPRSIDLLSHQECRLVVVDVQEKLLPVIPQGDQLVARIQQLIQAARLFEIPLSCSEQYPKGLGPTVPELAEMLPAPQEKLHFSASECLGWSAAANMADSRTKVVLTGIEAHICVQQTALDLLALGYRVTIPVDAVASRNQLDWEIALKRMENSGASITTTESILFEWCEVAGTDEFKQISRLVTGKK, from the coding sequence ATGACAGAATCAGCCCGTTCTTTTCCCCGCAGTATCGATCTGCTATCGCATCAGGAATGCCGTCTGGTCGTCGTGGACGTTCAGGAAAAACTGCTGCCCGTCATTCCCCAGGGGGATCAACTGGTGGCACGCATTCAGCAACTGATCCAGGCAGCCCGGCTGTTTGAGATACCATTAAGCTGCAGTGAGCAATATCCCAAGGGGCTGGGACCGACGGTTCCCGAGCTGGCAGAGATGCTGCCTGCTCCGCAGGAAAAACTCCATTTCAGTGCCAGCGAGTGTCTGGGCTGGAGCGCTGCTGCCAACATGGCTGACAGCAGAACCAAAGTCGTGCTGACCGGCATTGAGGCACATATCTGTGTGCAGCAGACGGCCCTCGATCTGCTCGCGCTGGGATATCGCGTGACAATCCCCGTCGATGCAGTCGCGAGCCGGAATCAGCTCGACTGGGAAATTGCCCTCAAGCGGATGGAGAATTCGGGAGCCAGCATTACTACCACTGAATCAATTCTGTTTGAATGGTGCGAGGTGGCAGGCACCGATGAATTTAAACAGATAAGTCGCCTGGTGACTGGAAAAAAATGA